CCACGAGATCCACCGCCTCGCGCCGCAGCAGCGCCTGGCGCGTCTCTTCCCAGCGCGCCGCATGCGAGGACCACCAGCGCCTGGCGCGCTCTTCCGGATGCAGATACAGGTGGGCCATGGCGTTGCCACCCACCATGAGGGCGACGTCCGGCCGCGACACAAACAGCTGCGGATGGGCCAGCACACGCAGGCCGCGGGACTCGAGCCAGGCGTGCAGGTCCTCATGCTGCGTAACCGGCGCGTGGCCATGATCCCCCACGACCCACACATGCAGCGGTGCGGACCAGACGTCGCGTGCGGCAATCGTGTGCGCCGTGGTCACCGCCATGTCGATGTCCGCGAGGGCCTGTCGAACCGCCGGTGCATGCGGCCCGTACTTGTGTGCGAACTTGTCCGGGCTTGTGAGAGCCAGCACGCTGATGCGAGGACGCACGGCCGAAAAACGCCGAAAGAACGCGGCCGTCGCGCGCTGCTCCACGCGCTGCCAGCCGAAGAGGTCGCCGCGAAAATGCGACGGGGCAGCGCGCAGCATCCACGCTACCGAACGTCCAACGTGCCCGTGACTGACACCACGTCCCAGCATGCTCATGGCACTCAATGAGGGCTGCGCCATCTCGAACACCGTGGGCAGGTGTGCATGCACATCGCGGTCCACCTGCCAGATGTCGATGCCGGCATAACTGCGCGCGGGCGCGGCGGCCCAGCGGAGGCTGCGTTGCCGATCGAACCAGCGCAGGCCCGGCAAGCCGGCTGAGGCCGGATGGCGCCCCATGAGAAACGGCACGTAGGCGGGGCCGGTTACCGAGGGAAAGCTGGCCGATACCGTGTGCAGGCCGCCACGGACTGCCAATGCACGCAGCGCCGGCAGTCGGCCGCCTGCCATTTCTTCCGCCAGCACATCCGGGCGCACACCATCGGCCACCACCAGGAGCAAGTGCGCAGGTCCGGTGGTATCATGGGTTGTGTCTGTCATGCCTTCGGCAAGGTGTTGGCATGCGTCTTCCACCTCTGTTCAGCTCTCATGGCCACATCGAAGAACGGCAAGGCCCGGACGGCAACCGGCAAGCGGGCGTCACCTGATACCCGCAAGGCCGCCGAAGAGGCCTGCGTTGAAGGGTATCGCGAACGTAATGAAGAAGGTCACCGCAAGGCCGGCCGCGACCCCAAGGAAGGCTACCGGATGGTGAAAAACGGAGGGCGCACGGTGAAGCGTGTCGATCTCGGCTTGCTCGATCAGGCCATCCGCGATCGGCCCATGCTCACGGAAGACGAGAAGCTGCTGCATCACCCCGAAGGCGTGACCTCCGCCTTTACCCGCTCCGATCCGTGGCGCGTGATGCGCATCATGTCGGAGTTCGTGGAAGGCTTTGATGCGCTGGCCGAGGTGCAGAAGGGCGTGACGATCTTCGGCTCGGCGCGTACAGGCCCCGACGATCCGCAGTATGAGGCGGCGCGGGAAACGGCCCGGTTGCTGGCCGAGCAGGGATTTGCCGTGCTCACGGGAGCAGGCCCCGGCATCATGGAGGCCGCCAATCGCGGGGCACGCGAGGCGGGTGGGCACTCGATCGGCTGCAATATCGAACTGCCCTTCGAGCAGGGAGCCAATCCCTACGTCGATACGCTCGTCAACTTCCGCTATTTCTTCGTGCGGAAGACGATGTTCATCAAGTACTCCAACGCGTTCATCATCTTCCCTGGCGGGTTCGGCACGCTCGACGAACTGTTCGAGGCGCTCACGCTCATTCAAACGGGCAAGATCTACCACTTTCCGGTCATTCTTTTCGGCCGGCATTACTGGGCCGGTCTCGTGCGTTGGATTCAGTCGCGCATGGCGGGTGAAGGCAAGATCTCACCAGGCGATCTCGACTTGCTGGTGCTCACCGACGATCCGCGCGAGGCGGTGCAGGCCGTGGTGGACGCACATCATGCGCAAACGGCATCGGCGCAGACACCCTGAAGCCGCGATCGGGCGCTAGTGTGACGACGGGTGGCGCGTCAGCGGCGCGGACGCCGCCACCCGATCGCAGGCGCTTCGCAGCAGCGGGCCGAGCAGCGTGGGGTGCGTGACGTGCGGCAGATGGCCACTCACCGGCAGCACCTCGTGCAGCACGCAGTGGGTGCGCGCCGCCAGCCACGCGCCCACGGCAACTGGCACGGCCACGTCGTCTGCGTTCTGCACGATAGAAACGGGGCAGCGGATGTTGGGCACCACGTCGCGGTGATCGCTGGTGAAGATGCTGCGCAGCAGCATGCGGCCAATATCGGGCCGCAGCGCCAGCAGCGTGTCGCGAAAATCGGCGAGTTGGTGTGACGTGGCGTCGCGCCCGAGTGCCATGGGGCCGAAGCCGGCCATCCACGCGGCGAGGTCGGCATCGACACTGCGCAGCAGGCCGTCCACATCATCAGCGGAGAAGCCGCCGTGGTAGTCCTCGCGATTCACGTAGCTGGGCGAGGCACCGATCATGAACAGCTCGGACATGGAGCCCGGCGCCGAAACCTCAGCGAGCGCCCCGATCATGCCGCTCATGGAGTGCCCGACAAAGAGCAGCCGCGGGGCCTCGAGGCGTGCCAAGAGTCCACCCAGGTCTGCCGCGTGTCCGGCATAACTCTGGTAGCGTGCGGCGTCCCAGTGCGCGGAGGTGGCCGGCGTGGTGCCCACGTAGTCAAAACGCACC
This window of the Gemmatimonas sp. UBA7669 genome carries:
- a CDS encoding alkaline phosphatase family protein — protein: MTDTTHDTTGPAHLLLVVADGVRPDVLAEEMAGGRLPALRALAVRGGLHTVSASFPSVTGPAYVPFLMGRHPASAGLPGLRWFDRQRSLRWAAAPARSYAGIDIWQVDRDVHAHLPTVFEMAQPSLSAMSMLGRGVSHGHVGRSVAWMLRAAPSHFRGDLFGWQRVEQRATAAFFRRFSAVRPRISVLALTSPDKFAHKYGPHAPAVRQALADIDMAVTTAHTIAARDVWSAPLHVWVVGDHGHAPVTQHEDLHAWLESRGLRVLAHPQLFVSRPDVALMVGGNAMAHLYLHPEERARRWWSSHAARWEETRQALLRREAVDLVVVADNTEQLRVAHAARGEARIVCDSARQRWSYDASGGDPLQLGGSHADLDRDAAWELTTRSPYPDAVVQLALLAPAPRSGDIIVSASAGWDLRARYEPVAHRSTHGALLREQMDVPLLLDLPVQRQPQRTTDVVPSALDLLRIPHTQPWDGRSFLR
- a CDS encoding TIGR00730 family Rossman fold protein, whose product is MLTEDEKLLHHPEGVTSAFTRSDPWRVMRIMSEFVEGFDALAEVQKGVTIFGSARTGPDDPQYEAARETARLLAEQGFAVLTGAGPGIMEAANRGAREAGGHSIGCNIELPFEQGANPYVDTLVNFRYFFVRKTMFIKYSNAFIIFPGGFGTLDELFEALTLIQTGKIYHFPVILFGRHYWAGLVRWIQSRMAGEGKISPGDLDLLVLTDDPREAVQAVVDAHHAQTASAQTP
- a CDS encoding alpha/beta fold hydrolase, yielding MQPDSRLSVTIQGEGPNTIVFGNGLSTTQQVWSQVLSYVPADWRVVRFDYVGTTPATSAHWDAARYQSYAGHAADLGGLLARLEAPRLLFVGHSMSGMIGALAEVSAPGSMSELFMIGASPSYVNREDYHGGFSADDVDGLLRSVDADLAAWMAGFGPMALGRDATSHQLADFRDTLLALRPDIGRMLLRSIFTSDHRDVVPNIRCPVSIVQNADDVAVPVAVGAWLAARTHCVLHEVLPVSGHLPHVTHPTLLGPLLRSACDRVAASAPLTRHPSSH